GATCACAAACCGCTTCATTTTCTCTCCAACATACACTGCAAGGTAGCCCTTTGGAGCATCCACTGCTTTTGAAGATGCTTGATTGGCTGCAAATAATGCCTTTCTGATACCAGGTAAACGGAAACCCATAGTTCAATTGATTGTGTTAAGAGAATTTAGAAGAGAATGGTTTGACAAAAGTCTTGAAAGCAAGCTTTTGAATTTGGAATGCTTTAGGATGTGAATGATTTGTTTTGTTCCTAAATGCTTTCAGccaagaatatatatagataaaaggATATGTAAGAAACCACTAGATACCTGAATTATTGGTGATGGAGGGATATGAGATAGGAGTAATGGGACCAAATGGGAGACAAGGCATATGATGTTGTCTTGGAGGACTTATTCTAAGAATCAACGTACATGTTATAGTAGATAATGTAAGTTTAACCTTATGTATCTAAGAAAAGAAAGTCTAATTGAATCATGTTAGTATGTTATACTTATTGAGGGTGGTGGGGGCCGGAAACTTCATTTATGCAAATTTCATGCCCTGTTACTTAAAATTTGGCATACATAGAAGATGTGGTTCATAGTGCCTCATGATCATGCGTTCAATGTTGGTTCCCTTCATATCTCCTCTGTTTCAGAGCTATCAACCCACTATGCTCAAGCCTCAATATTTGCAGGTTGCCTATGTCACCGTGATATTAGTTGGTACGTGGAAGAGGTATATGAACAGCATTGTCACCTTATTTAAAGAAACACGTGAGATGTCTAAAGTTTGTCTACATGTCTATAAATGATGTATCTAGAGCACAATAAATGAACAAGAATTAGGTTTCACCTTTGCTGGTGTATTATTTCAAGTGGGTAAATCTGTTAGCCATTATCTCAGAAGGTAGGGACGTGGTCACGTGGAGTATGGTATGCACTCCCATTATCTTCCTAATCCTTGAAAATGAACTCGAAGACAACACCATGTTATCCCCTGTCCCTCAGTAGATCCTATCATAGGCCTGTCAAAAATCATTCATGGTGGAATTGGATTGGAGTTGCAGACTGTCCACCTGGAACTATATATACACTCTTTCTTGCGTCCTCAAGCAACACAAGTCATTTGCATCCTGAAGCAtcagaattcaaatatttatttctcaTACAAGTCCTTTGACAACACTCagtttattatttgtttgtggagaaacaaaaaacaatggGTTTCCTCATACCAGGTATTATTAGACAGGCATCATTTTCTGCTTCCAAAGCAACTCTCAAGGGAGTTGAAGTCCCAAAAGGCTATCTTGCAGTGTATGTTGGAGATAAGATGAGGCGGTTTGTGATTCCAGTATCATACTTGAACCAACCTTCATTTCAACAATTACTAAATCAAGCTGAAGAAGAGTTTGGATTTGATCACCCAATGGGTGGTCTCACAATTCCATGCAAGGAGGATGAGTTTCTAAACCTTACTTCTCGCTTGAATGAGCTGTAAATCAGGCTATAATGGAGACTCAGATAGATTAGTTGAGGCAAATTTGTACAGAaggaacttttttttattgtgaataTTTTCCATGTTTTTTCCTTGTATAATCCAATTGAAGTTGGAAATGGACTCAAATGAGAATGTTAAGACTAGACATTTCCAAAAACACTTTTTGCATTTTCCAAATCTCaatgaattataatatatacaaCATTACAATTATCTAATTTCAGTTTATATGTATCAggttttcatcttttaataGGGATTAACTTCGTCCCAAATATGAAATCTGTCTCCATGGTCCAAGGATTAAGTTGTACATGAGTGCAAAATTCACTTCCTCAAATGAATAGCCAATAAAGCAACTAGTTGcaataaaatgatatatgatCAAGTAAAAACTAATATTTGTGCATTGATTGGTGCTATTCCATACTTCTGCAGACACACGCTTTAGACACgtcacatgtttttttttcatattcctaAAGCGGTTTAATGCTAAGTTATACTTGCTGCTAATAGCCCGCTAGCATCTACTTGACGAGATGAATTATGCAGCAGTTGACACTGAAATATATATCAGTGTTACTGTGTTAGTAGGGCACAGGAGAACTCGAGCATTACCAGTACTAGACTACTAACCAATGTAACCTTAAAATTTATCCACCTAAAATTGTAAAATGGAGAGTTAtcaattttatctaaatctGATACTTTTCTTTTTACAGGTCTCAATCTGATACattaaaaagtattattatggtataaattacattttatatatgGGATAGGATCACTGACACTAGGTGTCAAACTTTTAcacttacaaaattaattaatccaaCCAGTtgaataagttgattttaacttttctaatcatgcataaaaaaattgaggtagaacaattatatattatgcATTATCTAGTAAtggatatttaataatattttaaataatatgtcAAATAAAATACTGCAATGAAttatcaattagttttttatttgcatGAAATTTTAATACACCAAGTGTAAAACTTTTGTACTTACttatcatttgatattttttttttataatatgaaaTAACCAATTCAACAGTTGAATTGAAAGcctttatataaaatatgacaagtttaatttatatttactaaaattttctcaaaaaattactatttactaaaattagattataaatatattttaaaaaataagataaaaataaatatgttaatataGTACAtgtaattgatatatatataataataataataataatttgtctcttaatttttatgattaaatattattattttaaatgcactactactatttatttaaaaatttaaatatacattaaaatattttttaactgttgttatatatataaatgttttaagcaacaaaatttaaatgcgtttatataattttaaatttatttaaaaaatatatatgttaataacttaatctaaatattatttttacatttcactttgttttaaattttgagatacagaaaattaaattttacttaatacaaataattgaataaaaattaaatcatactGTACATATTATATACCTTATAGTGTTTTCTATATTAAATCAACTAAATcatgttgttcttgttgttttttttacagaaaatcatgttattttatataaaccagagatattttaatcaatacactaaaaatgttttaaaatctcCCTTTGTCCTCAAAATATCCAATACTGGAGTGGAACAAAAATTAGATGAGAAAGGATTTTACTCCTCtccattttccttttctttcatttactcCCAACCAAATACTGTGTAAACCTGCACTTCTAGCATTATATGGTCATAGTTTCATTCATATAACAAAAAGCAGTAATAGAAAAAGCATTGGTTCAGATCAATAAACCATATGTCAATGGTAAGAAAGCTTTCTCGAGAAAGCTTTTGCAGTAGATGTAAGCTGGTGTTTTTCAAGGGAAAAATCAAACCTTGATGTCAGGTCCATTGTTATTGCACACCATAAATATCAGGGAAGGTACCTTGTGTGATCAGGGCCTCAGCAccccaaaatttaatttttatatgaatgttgtgaatgtttattaataaaaacatcTTAACTTTTCCCCAAATAAATTAATCTTTCTCCTTGGTCCTAGTAAAAATGCTTTTGATCTTCCCTTGCTAGGAATCACATGTTGTATCCATGCTTTGAAACTTATCAGGACAACCAATTCTGGTTTCTCTTATTATAGCGAGCAACCATGCCCCTACTCAGGAAGTGAACATTGGCAATGtaactaataaaaagaaaaaacagaggAACTGCTTGAGTAGTTGAATTCCTTgtcattaaacaaaaataaaagaaacaaatttgTCATTCTAATGgtcttttcttttctcctatttctcTAAAAGGAAATCTTTACAAACTGAGAAGATGCCTAGTCTACAAAATGTCTCTACAAATCTGTCAGTCTTCTACACTACGAGATTTATAGTCCATTCAAGGGGGAAGTTATGTTTTGGAAGACATCTTCACTGCAAGGAATTGTAAGACCACCCATGGGATGATCATATCCAAACTCTTCCTCAGCTCGACTCAACAAGTCTTGGAATGAAGATTGGGTCAAGTATGATATCGGGATCACAAACCGCTTCATTCTCTCTCCAACATAGACTGCAAGATAGCCCTTTGGCACCTCCACAGCTTTTGAAGATGCTTGGTTTGCAGCAAATGATGCCCTTCTGATACCAGGTAGACGAAAACCCATTGTTGTATTGTATTGCTGAGACTTGAGAAGAAAATTGTCTAAAAAAGACTTGGAAGTTCAGGCTTGTGAATTTCGGATTCTTCAGGATGTGGATGATTTGTATTGGTTCTAAAATGCTTGCAACCATGAATATATAGAGATAAAAGGATATGAGAAGGCTACTTGAATTATTGGTAAAGGAGGGCCTATGAATATGAGATAGGAGTCATGGGACCAACTGAGAGACAAGGGCATATGGTAATGTTTCAGATGATTCTCCCATAATCAACGCAACATGTTATCATAGATAATACAAGTCCCACCTTCTGGAGCAAAGGCCATCAGATTACCCCACTTGAAATGAAACACGCATATCTATGTAAAAGAGAATCTAAAACGATGATGTTGACACTTATTTGGGGTGGAGGGGACCGCAAACTTCATGTATGCAAGTTCACATGGTATTGCTTAAAATTTGGCATACACAAAAAATGTGGTTCATAGTGCCTCATGATCATGTGTTCAATATCAGTTCTCCTCGTACCTCCAATTCCAATTGAGTCTGCTCATGGTTTACAGGTTGCGTACTCTCACTCTGATATTAGTTGGTGGATGGTCGATATCAATAGCATTGTCATCTATATAAAGAAACATGTGGGATGTCTATGGCATGTCGATCATTCAAACAGCTATAGCATAATGAATGAACAAACATTAGGTTTCACCTGTACATCTGTTGGCCATTATCTCAAAAGGTGGTGGGGTATTTACTCCAATTAACTTCCTAATTCTTGAAATAGATCTCTAAGACAATACCATGTGATCCCTCGTCTCTCGGTTGACCCCATCGTAGCCCCACCAAAAATCATTCATTGTGGTATTGGATTGCAGAGTCCATTTGCAACTATATAAACAACATTTCTTCAGTACACAAACAACTCAAGTCATTGCATTCCTCAAGTATcagaattcaaatatttctttcttATACAAGTCCTTTGGCATCAGTACATTATTTGTTGTGTggagatttaaaaaacaatgGGTTTCCGCATAGCATGTATTATTAGACGAGTGTCATTTTCTACAACCCAAGCAGCCTCCAAGGGGATTGAAGTACCAAAAGGCTATCTTGCAGTCTATGTTGGAGATAAGATGAGGCGGTTTGTGATTCCAGTATCATACTTGAACCAACCTTCATTTCAAGAATTATTAAGTCAAGCAAAAGAAGAATTTGGATATGATCATCCAACTGGTGGTCTCACAATTCCATGTCAGGAGGATGTGTTCCTAAATGTCACCTCTCGCTTGAATGAGTTGTAAATCATGCTAATGGAGACGTAGATTAGATTAGTTGAGGCAAATTTGTACAGAAGGCACTttcttttatagaaaatattttacattttgttAAAACTCTCCATTGGAAGTTGAAACCTGTTGCCTGAATTAAAGTGCAACATAAGACATTGTTTAAACACTTTTTTGCTTTTGCCAAATCTCAATGAATTCTAATATATACAATAGTTTCATACTTTCATTATCAAATTTCAGTCCATATACATCAGGCTATTAGCTTTTACTAGTGATTAAGTTGACCAAGTCTATTGGAGATATTTACCAATATAATCATGACCCTATTGTATTTCAATATCTATTCTTGAGCTAAACAATGAGCACACAACACATTTGTCATGAAACAGCTTTTGCAACTTGTTGCTAGATTTTTCAATAATATGTAGTGCACTCAGTTTTTGACTTTCTGCTTTCAGCATCATAGAATAATTATCCGAAGTTAATTTGGTGCAGCTTACAATGCTATCATCCCTGAAAAACCATTCTTCATTTCCCAGGCCATCGTTTCGTCTATTTTCCTAATTAAGTAGAACCATCACATGGATCTCTGATATTTAAGAAGTAGAGACTTCAACCAGGTAAGTATTTTTGGAGGATAGTTTGTAGCATAAACATTAGTGCTAATTGCAAGGACTGCTTGATATAAAGGAGGTTTCTCAGATACCCCTGTTATATATAGCTTTGAAGTAATTAACTAAAAgttcttgtttttgtgtatgGATTGAAAACTTTAAACAAGTTGTTGGATAAGTGATCACATAAACCTGAATAACAAAAATTGCACAAAAACTTCAAGGCTTCAATTGTAAGGCATCTCCCCAAGAGATATTATTATAGACTAGAGTAATAGTGGCTTCCATATATGGTTGGAAGAACGACCAGTCTATGAGACATATCACAAAGTTCTTAATGTGAACGTGAGACTTTCTATTTAAAGCCATAAATTTTCTAATACTTGAGCAATATAAAAATTCTCCCTCATTTTTTGGAAATGCTCTCACACTTACACACTGTACAATGTAAGGTTACAGGTGCATTTTTatctaaaatgacaaaaatcaGAGAAACGCTTAGTTGCTTTACttcttttatgaatttaaaagaaaacagattatttttaaatataactcCACATATTCCCCCGTAAATTTATTGATCAAACCTCACAGAAGAAGACACTCCAAGCTAATAGTTCATGAGTTCAAGGTCATATATTACTGCAACTGTATGTCTTGACTGTATTGAAACAACtacaataaaatgaataaattacttATTAGTGTTTCATGGGTGCCAGAGTTATTTCCAtgcatatttaaataaataataaaggaaCTGTGTTAACATTTAATTTgcaatacaaatatttaaaaaaggatTTAGATTTGTGAATTTCTCATTATGGACCATGTGATCCAAATTATTAACACTATTCCCAACTTCTGTCAAATAGTTGGATTTTGGTCTTGaatccaaatatatatattttttaggggggaaaaaggagagaaaaaaacagTTTAAGAAATTTCAATTCCTTTGCtttcaaacaaaacaataaatagaaGGAAGCATCATCAACACTGGACTCCAGATGTAGCCACTAATCAGATTTGGgcactaataaaaatatgatcatGCAAGCATACTTATAgtctacaaaaaataaattgacaagCATGCATCTACCAAGTGACAACTTAAAATAAGGGTTCCTGGGaaaatttggaaaataaatGATTGCTATAATATATGTTTATAAGTTTCTGGCAGGATACATCTTTCCAATTCTCTaagtataaaaataagataaaatatttacaatgttcAACTATATGTCTTCTCTACAAAATTGAATTGGTCATTGACCATCTACATTTCATTCATCTCCTCTATGACCTTTGCAAGCGAGAAGTGATATCTAGGAAGACATCTTCTCTACACGGGATTGTAAGGCCACCCATTGGATGAGCAAACCCAAATTCTTGTTCAGCTTGACTAAGAAGGTCTTGGATTGATGGTTGGTTCAAATATGATATAGGAATCATGAACcgcttcttttcattttttcccacGTAGACTGCAATATAACCCTTTGGTACATTACTACGCCTTTGAAGACCGAGCAAACGGAAACCCATTGCAGATCAAGAGAATGATTTGAATGAACTTGTGTAGGAAATATTTTATGTTACAAAAATGCAAAGAACTTGTTTGTGACTGAAGCCATGAATATCTCTATATATAGATTAAGAGATGGCCTTGGAAAACCATTAGGCACAGAAATAATTGATGAAGAGATATCCAACAAATGGGGTCTACCTAGAGACACTGGTGTGATGGATCACATGGAACTGTCTTTGATTTCATTTATCAAACACAGAAAATTAATGTGTGGCTGGATGCCCCAGTTTTTTTTATGAACGAGCAAGATGGTACCCACTTGAAAATTGAAACCAGAGAAATGTGTACAGTTCTACACCAAAAAGTTAGCATTATATAGCTGGCTTGTTTATTGTGTTCC
Above is a window of Glycine soja cultivar W05 chromosome 12, ASM419377v2, whole genome shotgun sequence DNA encoding:
- the LOC114379501 gene encoding auxin-induced protein X10A-like produces the protein MGFLIPGIIRQASFSASKATLKGVEVPKGYLAVYVGDKMRRFVIPVSYLNQPSFQQLLNQAEEEFGFDHPMGGLTIPCKEDEFLNLTSRLNEL
- the LOC114379084 gene encoding auxin-induced protein 6B-like, with the protein product MGFRLPGIRRASFAANQASSKAVEVPKGYLAVYVGERMKRFVIPISYLTQSSFQDLLSRAEEEFGYDHPMGGLTIPCSEDVFQNITSPLNGL